The Planctellipticum variicoloris DNA window CGACTATACCTCCGGCGGCGCTCCGACACCACGAGTTTCTGCAGCGACGGCGATTGCGGTCCTCAAGAGCTGCCAGGCGGCCAGTCGCTGGCGGAGCTCCCGCTCCGACGCCCCCGCGACGAGGTCAGCGGGGAATTTCGGGAGCCGATGACGAACGTGACCCTGTGAATCGCGAGTGGCCCAGCCGTGAAACGCCAGCCCGTCGAGATCGACCGGGGCACCGGGTCCGAGATGGCCGGTGATCGCCACGGCGAAATCCGCCTGCGGCGTCCGTTCCAGAACACCCTCCGCCATGGCCGCTGCCGTTTCGCCGCTGACGACTCCCGGTCCATCCGACTCAAAGTGGCTGGCCGGGACGCCGAGCCAGGCGGTTTTCGTCGCTTCCTGGTAGACGACGGCGGATCCGCAGAAAAAGCGTGAAACGCCTGGGATGCGGGCGAGGTGGGCGGCGGCCAGACCGGCGGTGCAGCTTTCGGCGAGGACGAGTTGCAGGTTCTTACGCTCGAGGACCAGGGCCAGTTCGCGGGCGACAACCAGCAGCGCTTCATCTGAGGGAAGCTCGGTTGACATTAACGATTATCCTGCAGGTTTGACGTGGATTCAGGGCGGGTTTGAGGCCATTGCGGCGCCCTGAACTTGAGGGAAACAGACGCGATTTCAGCGTGATCTGGCGTTTGAGAAATCCGTTGGTCTCATCGTAGCGACTCTGCCGATCAATCTGGTACGCCAGTCGCGTCGCCCGCTGCGATCGGAAATCTCAAGCGGGCGATGACTCCCGACTGGTGCAAGTGGAATGCTCACGGCGCCGCGACGACCCAGACGCGGACTGCCGTCTCCGCAGGCGTTCCACAGGGGGGAGAGGGTGGGCATGCTGCGCTCCAGAGTGAGCGGCTACCTGCGGTGCGCCATGAGCACCGGGGCCGCATTAGTCGCTTTGCTGCCGGCGGCGATCGCGCCGGCGGCGGAAGGGATCGACGCGAAGGGCGAGGTGACGCGGGTCCAGTTTCGTCGACCAGCTCGCGATGCTGAGTCTGATGACTGGCTCTACCGCGGCATCGAAACGCTTCAGCCGGGCAGTTCGTCGAGCGCGACACGCCGCGCGGCGATCAGCGAACTGCCCCTGGATCGACTTCGACCGGAAGCCCGCGCCCGGGCCGAGTCGATCCTGAAGGACGTCGGTCTCTTCCGCCGCCTGCCTGCCCTGCAGTTCGAAGTGGATCCGGATGTCTATCGTTACTTCCTCGAACATCCGGACGTCGCCGTCGGAACCTGGCGGGCGATGGAGATTTCGAAGTTCGAGTTGAAGCCGGTTCGCGCCGGTGTCTACCACGCGGATGCCGGCGACGGCTCGGTCGGCGAGGTGGAAGTGTTCTATCGCACGCCCGGCGACACGTTGATCGCCTGCGACGGCGCATTCAAGAGTCCGTTGCTGGCCCGACCGATCGTGGCGCGAGCCCTGATGCGCGTCCAGACGGAGTTTCATCGCGAAATGGATGGTCGCGTGGTCGCTGTTCAGAACGGCGACGTCTTCGTGCAGTTTCCCTCCACGACGGTTGAGACCGTGGCGAAGATCATCTCGCCCGTCAGCCACTCGATCGCGGATCGAAATTTCAAGCAGATTACGCTGTTCATGTACATGATGTCTCAGGCCGCGGGCAAACAGCCGGGCTGGGTGGAATCGATCGGTCGCCGGCTGGATCAGGTCAGCGACGAGGAGCGGGTCGAGTTCCTGGAGATGGCCGCCCGGGCCTACATCACAGCCCGTCGGCGGGAACTCGGTGCGAACGAGCCGGATAAATCCTTCTCTGTCGACGAAATCCTGTCGCCGCTCCGGCAGTCCAACAGCGTCGATCCGATGGGGACCGCCGTGATCCGGGCGGCCGCTGGAGAGAGTCCAATGAATCTTCCCGGGCCAGCTCGCCGCTGAAATCGTTCTAATCGTCAAGTTCCGCGCCAGGCGGCGAATCGTCACTCGGTCCGCAGGGATGGCGAGCGGGAAACGCTCCGACGACCGTTTGACGTTCTATGCTTCCGTCGATGGACTGCATCTCGAACCGATGCAGCCGGTTTCGACGGAATCTCTGAGAACGCAGGCCGATGAGCGCTTCAGTCCTGGTCGACGACGCCGACGTCCGGTCTGACGATCTGTCGGACATTTTCGATCATTACGTCGCCGATGAGAATCTGCCGTCGCCGGAATGGCTGACGCGGCTCAAGCTCGAACGGCCGCGGCGCAACGTCCGTTGCCTGAGTCTGTCCACGCGGATCGGCAAGCGCGTGCTCGACATCGTCGGAGCCCTGGTGCTGCTGACGATCCTTGCCGTTCCGATGGTCGTCACAGCGATCGCCGTCCGGCTGACGTCCCGCGGTCCGATCATCTTCCGGCAGACGCGAGTCGGACTGAATCAGCGCAGTCGGCGGCGCGATCGGCGAAACCGGATCTTCCAGCCGCTCGCGGACGGGGAGGAACGGCGGCAATCGGAGAGAGATCGTCGTCAGACGTACGGATTCGGTCTGCCATTCACGATCTACAAGTTCCGAACCATGCGGATCGACGCCGAGAAGGATGGCGCCCGCTTCGCCGTGGCCAACGATCCGCGCGTGACGCCGATCGGGGGCTTCCTCCGCAAGACCCGGCTCGACGAAGTTCCGCAGTTGTGGAATGTCCTGCGGGGCGAGATGTCGCTCGTCGGTCCCCGTCCCGAACGCCCGGAATTCATCGAGAAGCTGTCGGTCGAAGTTCCCAACTACCTGCATCGCCTGGGACTGAAGCCGGGACTGACCGGTCTGGCTCAAGTCATCAACGGCTACGACAACGACATCGACGGCTTCCGTCGGAAGGTGAGCCTGGATCTGCTGTACCTGCAGAACTGCTGCGTCTGGAACGACGTCAAGGTGCTGCTGCGCACCGTGCGTGTCGTGCTGACAGGCAGCGGGGCTCTGTAAAGACGAAGATCTCTCGCAGAACGGAACGCAGAGGCCGCGGAGAAGACGGAAGACTTCACGCAACGGCGTAACGGCTACACCGTCGAATGAGGAAGGCGGAATCTCGAAAGGAAGAAGTCGAGAGTCAGCGAAGTCAGCCTGCCGATCGTCTTCTCTGGCGATGAGCGATCCGCCGTCTCCGCTGGCTACTCGCTATTCGCTCAGCCTGCTGAATCACCGGCCACGAACTGTGAGGCGCGCGGCGGCCGGGAACAGGGAATCCAGCGGAAACGAGATGGGAAACCCTGGCCTTAGGAGTATCGCATCTCCAAACCAAGGAAGGAGTTCCCCATGGAAGGCCTTCTTTCACCCCGGACGGAGCGCCCCAAGCAGCGGTTGTCGAAGCCGTTGAGGTTTCTGAAAGACGCCGGGCTGAGAACGCGGTCTCTGATTGTGATCCATCGACTGGAGGGGCGCTCCCCCACCTGGATCTCCCTCTCGCTGAAGGTCAGTCGCAGCATGGTCTCTCGAACCGAACGCCGGTTCCGCGAGGCCGGCGAGGTCGGGTTGTTCGACCGTCGCGGCGGCAACGGGCCACGGAAACTGACCGAGGAATACCTGACGCAATTGCGAGAGGTCGTGGCCGGAGGCCGAAAAACAGCAGTGTCGGGAGCAGATCGAGGAACTGGTGACGCATCTGCCGACGAGCGAAGTGGCGGTCTGGGAGGACGAAATCGACATTCCGCTGAACCCGAAACTCGGGCAGGACTGGATGCTGCGCGGCCCGCAGAAGCCGGTGTTCACGTCGGGGAAGAGCGAGAAGAGATCCCTGGCGGGGGCTCAGGACGCGCGGACGAAGGACCTGATCGTCATTGAAGGCCGCCGGAAAGACACGGCGTCGTTCGTGCTGCTGCCGTGGGAGCTGACGCAGCGTTATCCGCGGGCGAAGAAGATTCATGTCGACCTTGACAGCTCCGCGATTCACACGACCAGACCGGTGCGGTAGCGTCTGGCGACGTCGCTGGGGCGCAAGCGGAGACTGCACAGGCCACCCAGCCGCCACTCAGGGCGATCGGGTAACGCAACCCCAGGACCGAAATCCTCGACAATCCACGCCGCATCCTCATTCGATGACGACGCATTCCCGTTCCGTGACGACGGCAGGGGTCAAAGACGGTCGCCAAGGGTTGACGAGCGCAGCGACGACACCCCCGGAACCGCGTTGCACGCCGCTCGACGCCGGGGGGGTCGCACTCACAGATTCGCCGCCAGCAGGCTCACATCCACCCCGAAAAAGTCAGCCAGCTTCCGGATCATCAAACGACTGAACGCCTTCTTCCCCGCCAGAACCTCCGACAGCGACGACTTCGCCAGCCCCGTCTCCCGGCTGAGCTCCGCCTGTGTGATCCCCCGGGCATCGAGCAGGTGCCGCAACATGTCGGCGTCCGAGGCCGGGCTGATGGCATGGTGGGCGTCCTCGTAGGTCGCCACCAGATCGCTCAGCGCGTCGAGGTAGGTCTCCTCGCCGTGATCGAGCTTCCCCCGGGCGAGCAGGCGGTCCATGACCTGCTGGGCCTCCGCCAGATGCACCTCGGACTGGATCGAGGCCAGCGGAAACGCCATCACGAGTTCGAGATACGAATCCCGGTCCTTGCCCTTCAGGCTGAACGTCGTACCGGTCGCCATCGCTCACCCCCTAAACTCCTCCAGAAACGCCTGGACCCTCTGCAACTCGCGCAGGAGCTGCTCCAGTTGCGCTCCACTCAACGAGGTCATCACCGGCGACGCCACGTACACACTCGCGACACCGCCCCAGACCCATGTCGCGCTCTCGATGACCAGGCCGTTGCGCGTTTCGTATCGCATCTGTTTCACTCGCGGGCGGTCGTCACCAACCTCACGGCAGCACCTGCGAATCCACGCCTCCAGGAACTTCACCAGTCCCGTCAGTTCGGCAAAATCGAGCAGGCACTTCTTGCCCCGGCTGCTGAAATGGACGCCCGTGAGAATCTCGTGGCGTTCGGCGTAGCGAGTAACGCCGACCACCGGCGCGAGGTCCAGAAAGTTGACCACTCCGCCCACGCGAGCTGTCGGCTCGTACTCATAGACGAGCCGCGAACCGGGTCCGACGAACTCCAGCAGCTGGTCGAGCGACCGCTCATCGCCCGACCACCAACCCGCGTCGTCGCCGAAACTGCCGCCGTCGGAATCGTCGTCGCGGACTGCCATGAGTTGGGTCGCTCCGAGGAGAATGAACCCGATGATAGCCGAAGAACTGTCCTCACGGACAGAACCGTTCTCGCCGGCCGCCGAAACGACCCCCGAAGGGGTCGAAGAGAGTAGCCGGGGGCTGAGGAGCGCGGCGACGACACCCCCGGAACCGCGGTGCACGCCACCCGACCCCGGCGGGGTCGCACTTTGCTTGCTTCGCACCGGTTTTCCCGCTCAGAGGCGCACTGCTGGCCCGACGACGGTCCAGCAGTGGCACTCGGAGGATTGTCACCGACTTGGCGACCTTGGCGTCAGCCGCAACCACTTGATCAGAATGTGGTTGCGACTCGACACGACGACCGCGTACGATTTGGTACGACCAGTTGACTTGCCTTCTTGGGCTGAATACATTTGTATATTCTTCTCGGCCAACGCCGGGTGTTCCAATTGCCTTTCGCTCGCGCGCGATAGCCATGCACAACGCCGAATTCTTGAAGCCGAGGCTCATTGGGGCTCGGTTTGAACAACACGCGATCCCACTCGATATGCTCCGCGATCTTTCGGCGCTGGAAGACCTGATTACGGACGTGGCAAAGTGGCATTTCCTCAAGCGTAATCCCGAGCGTAAGCGGTTGCGGCGCGGCTTCACGAAAGGTTTGGCGTTGAAACTCACGTCAATCGAGGAAGGAAGCGCCATTCCAGTCATCAGCCTGGTAATCGCTTCCAAGCTCCTGTTCCCGACGGAAGTTGAAGAATGTTTCGAGGCCGCCCGTGAGTCCATTGTGCGAGCGATTGGAGCGGCCGCTTCCGGCGATGACGTTGGGCGGTATATCCCGGAACGAGTCCTCGGTCACTTCGAGAAAATCGGACGTGGTCTGCTCGATGGAGAGGCGATCGAATTTGCCTCCGGCGATTGCATCGCCCCTGTCGTATTGACGAAGGCGACGCGTCGCACTCTCCTGCTCGCTGGTCACGGGGTTTGTTCGGTGCAGGAGACGGTCACTCTCTATGGTCTGATTCCGGAAGCCGACCAGAAGGACATGACCTTCCATATCGAGGTACCGGACGGGCGCAAAATAAAAGCCCCGCTCCTGGCGTCGTACAATGACACCGTCATGGAAGCATTCAATTGCTACAAACAGAGTGCCCGTGTGTGCCTGCAGGGAATCGGCATCTTCAGCAGATCCAATCGGCTTGAGCACGTCGACAGCGTTGATCAGCTTGTGCTGATTGACGAACTCGATGTCTATGCGCGGTTAACTGAGCTTGCGGCGCTTAAGGACGGCTGGCTGGACGGCGAAGGCAAAGCGCTGGATCCGTCCGAACTGAGATGGCTCGAAGACTGGTTCAGCTCGTTCATCCAGGATGACTTGCCGCTTCCACACCTGTATCCAACGATTGACGGAAAAGTCCGCGCCGAATGGACTCTTGGGCAGAACGAAATTTCCTTGGAGTTTAACGTCGGAACGAAAGAGGCCTTTTGGCACTCGCTCGATCTCAGTACCGATGAATCCGAGGAGCGAACCGTCGCTCTGGAGGACGAAGATCAGATCCGAGAATTGATCGGCACGATTCAGAAATTCTCTGAGGGTCAGTGATGGAGGAAACAACTCTTCTGCATCGGCAGATCCACCCGTCCTGGATTCAAAACCATCGAGTCACTTCCCAGTCTTTCAAGCCAACGCCGAAGGATGAATTGAAGCTCTCGGTGTATGACGGAGATCAGATCTCTCCAGAACGCTCGTGGCACCACTACACGTCGAGCCGTGGGCTCACGTCGGTGGGCGTCCGATCCGTATTGGTATCGGAGTGCAACGGAGCTGGGCTGCGTGCAACACCCGATCCAGTAGAGTTTCCTGAGCACGTCTTGATCGACTACACCGAACTCACTTCAAACGGACAGATTGAGAAGGCCTCAAAGAAACTCAACGCTGCAGCGGAACAACGCGGTTGGCAGTACCAACCGAGCGATGACCGAAGATGATCGGCGCTGTATCCCACGGCTGGATCTGCCAGCCGGGAGCATTAACCAACCGTCGATACCCCTCTCGCCTCCATCATCCCCACCAACCGCTCCACAGCCGCATCCGCAAACTCCGCATCATTGATATGCCGCTCCAGCTCCACCACCGGCACCGCCCCGTGCGTCGCCCGGATCCCCGCAAACAATGCCTCTCGCGCCGCCGGGTCGTCGAACGGCTTCCCCGCCGCGTCGATGGCTGAGACTCCCTTGAGCGGCAGCAGAATCGCCGTCGGGCCCGTCGCCGCCGCGGCCTTCCGGCCGATCTCTTCGCCGAGCAGCCGGTTCTCATCAGGCGTCGTCCGCATCAGCGTCACTGTCGGGTTGTGCTGATAGAACAGCCGGTCGCGGAACTTGTCCGGCACTGTCGCCCGCGGGCCGAAGTTCACCATGTCCAGCGCCCCCACCGAAATCACCTGCGGCACCCCCCGCTTCCCCGCCGCCGTCAGCCGGGTTGGACCGGCGGAGAGGACGCCCCCCACCAGTTCGTCCGCCAGCTCGGTCGTCGTGATGTCCAGTACCCCGGCGATCAGCCCGTCGGCAATCAACCCTTCCAGCGCCTCGCCGCCGTTCCCCGTCGCGTGGAACACCAGCACTTCATAGCCGGCCTCCTCCAGCCGCTGCCGGGCCCGGTCGACGCACGGCGTCGTTACGCCGAACATCGTCGCCGCGACGAGCGGCCGGTCCCCCGCCGGCAGCACGGGCTTGGGAAAGTGGAGCAGTCCCGCCATCGCGCGGGCGGCCGCGCTCAGCACCGTCCGGCTGATCCGGTTCAGCCCGGCGATGTCGACCACCGCATTGAGCATGAAAATGTCTTTGCCGCCGACATACGGCCGCGTCTGGCCCGAGGCCAGCGTGCTGACCATCACCTTCGGCACGCCGAGCGGCAGCGCCCGCATCGCCGCGGTCCCGATCGTCGCCCCCGCCGAGCCCCCGATCCCCAGCACGCCGTGGACCTCGCCGCGGGCATATGCCGCTGCGACGAGATTCGCCGCTCCCGCCGCCGCCAGCGTCACCGCTTCGCCCCGGTCGTTCCGCTCCCGGACGGCCGCCAGCGTCGTCCCCGCTGCGGCAAACACCTGCTCGCGCGAAACATCGGGCGTGATTGCGGGTTCGCCGAGGCAGCCGGCATCGACCACCACGGATGCCAACCCGCACCGCCGCAACTCGCTCCGGACGAAATCGAGCTCGACCCCTTTGGTATCGAGCGTCGCCAGCAGATAAACCGCCATGAGAGTTCTCCGATGCAGACTCCGGGATGCACACGCAGCGTTCGTTCGCCACGCTCCGTGACCCCGGCGGGGTCAAAGAGGGTCGCCAGGGGTTGAGGAGCGCTTCGCTCCGACACCCCTGGAAAGGGCGCAATCTCGCGCACGCATTCAAACACGAATTCGACCCCGCAGGGGTCGCAAAACGTCGAACGTAGCTCGCCCGCTTCGAATTCTCTACGACCCCTCCCGGTTCGAATATCGTACGCGGAGACCGATTCTCAGGGATGCCGCCGCGACCGCCGACAGGCCATATCGCCCACTGGTCATCCCCGACTACAATCCGCGGGGTTGGTCATTGGTGTTTTGTGATTTGGAGTTTGTCATTTGAAGGTTTTCCTCCGTGCCTGCCGTTGACCGCGACGAGATCCTCTTCGAAATCCTGGAGCAACTCCTGGAGGAGGCTCGCGCCGGGCGGCCCGTCGACCTCGAAGCCGCCGCCCGCCAGCATCCGGAACTGGCGGACGAGCTTCGTTCCCTCTGGGCGACGATGCTCGTCGCCGAGGACCTCGGCAGCACCGTCGCCCGGGCCGACGAGCCCTGGCCGGTCCGGCTGGAGCTGAGCGCCGATCTTCCGCGCGATCCCGACTTTGGCGACTACGAACTCCTCGAAGAGCTCGGTCGCGGGGGCATGGGGGTCGTCTATCGCGCCCGGCAGCAGACGCTCAATCGCGTCGTCGCCCTGAAGATGATTCTCCGCGGCGATCTTGCCTCACCGGACGACGTTGCCCGCTTCCGCGCCGAGGCCGAAGCCGCCGCCCGCCTGCAGCACCCGCACATCGTCCCCGTCTACGAAGTCGGCGAGCACCGGGGCCGGCCTTACTTCAGCATGCAGCTCGTCGAAGGAGTCACGCTGGCGCAGCGCCTGGCCGAAGGCCCGCTCCCCGCGCAACAGTCTGCGGAAATCCTCCTGCCGGTCTGCCGGGCCATTGCCGAGGCCCACCGGCACGGCGTCCTGCATCGAGATCTGAAGCCGTCGAATATCCTCATCGATCGCAGCGGGCGCAGCTTCGTGACGGATTTTGGCCTGGCGAAACGGATCGACACTGCCGGCGGCGGCGAGAGCCTGACGAACAGCGGAGCGATCCTCGGCACGCCGGGCTACATGGCCCCCGAGCAGGCCGCCGGGCAGCGGGGAGTCGTCGGTCCGGTCTCCGACGTCTACAGTCTGGGCGCCATTCTGTACGCGATGCTGACGGGACGTCCGCCGTTCCAGGCCGCGACTCCGGTCGACACGCTTCTGCTCGTGCTGGAGCAGGAGCCGCTCCCCCCGCGGATGCTCAACCCCCGCGCCGACGCCGACCTGGAAATGATCGCGCTCAAGTGCCTGCAGAAGCCGGCCGACCTCCGCTACGTCTCGGCGGACGCCCTGGCCGACGATCTGCGGGCCTTCTTACAGAACGAACCGATCGCCGCCCGATCGTCGCAGTTCTCGCAGATCATCACCCGCGCGTTCCGCGAAACGCATCATGCCTCGATCCTCGAAAATTGGGGCCTGCTCTGGATGTGGCACAGCGCGGTCGTCTTCGCCCTCTGCCTGATCACCAACACCATGCAGTGGAGCGATATCGCCTCCCGCTGGCCCTATGTGGCGTTGTGGTCCCTCGGCGTCGGAACCTGGGCCGCGATCTTCTGGGAGCTCCGACGACGCTCAGGACCGATCACGTTCGTTGAGCGCCAGATCGCCCATATCTGGGCCGGCAGCACGATCGCCAGCACGCTGCTGTTCGGGCTGGAATGGGCCCTCGATCTCCCCGTGCTGACCCTCTCGGCCGTCCTGCCGCTGATCGCCGGTCAGACCTTTCTGGTGAAGGCCGGCATCCTGTCGGGCAAGTTTTACATCCAGTCGGCCGCCCTGTTTGCGACATCGTTCGTCATGGCGCTGCTGCACGCGCATCCCACGTATGACATCAGCATCACGCTGTTCGGCTTCGTGCTGGGTCTGTGCTTCTTTCTCCCCGGACTGAAATACTACCGGCAGCGCCGGCTCGGCCGGTCCGTCTAATGTCGCCCTGTGACGACATGACCGGCAATTCTGCCTCAAGTCTCGCCGCGGCTTCATCTTGCAGACATTTTGACTGCCGCCAGCGATTCCAGTCGCTCCGCGAATTCCCGTCGGTTTGTCGCATTTTCGGAACGCCCCCCGCAGATCCGCCTTGTCGGGGCCGCGCGGAGAGTGGAATAATGGCAGCCGCTCGACAGGCGTACTCACTCCTGGGCCTACCCCAATCAACCGGCCGGATGCTCTCCGATGTCGCTCCAGAGATCTGCCTCCCTTGCCGTCGTCGTTGCTCTCGCCTGCATGGGGCCGGAGACGCTCTGCGCCCAACCCGGACGCCCGGGCGGACCCGGCGGCCAACCCGTCCCGGGCCAGCCCAATCCGGGGCAACCCGGTCAGCCCAATCCGGGCGAGGCAAAGCCCGGCGAAGCGAAACCTGGCGAAGCCAAACCGGGCGAGCAACCGGGCGCCGGCGCCCCCGCGCCCATCAACCGCTCGGCGCTGAAGCGGCCGGAAATCCGTGGCAAGCGCCTGGTGCTGCCGCTCGGCCCCGACGGCAAAGTGCAGCTCAGTTTCGTCGGCCAGAAATGGCTCGACGTCCTGGAGTGGTACGCCGACCTCGCCGGCCTCAGCCTCGACTGGCAGGAGCTCCCCGGCGACGAACTCAACCTCCGCACGCAGCGCAGTTACACCGTCGACGAAGTCCGCGACATTCTCAACCGCCACCTGCTGGACCGCGGCTACACGCTGCTCCTCAACGGCGAAGTCCTCACCGTCGCCAACCTGAAGAAGCTCGACGCCGGCCTCCTCCCGCGCGTCGACCTCAAGGAACTCGACACCCGCCAGGACCACGAGTTCGTCAAAGTCTCCTTCCGACTCGACTGGCTGATCGCCGAACAGGCGGTCGAAGAGCTCAAGCCGATGCTCAGCCCCTACGGCAAACTCGTCGGCCTGAAAGCGACCAATCGCATTGAGGCCATCGACGCCGTCGCCAACCTCCGCGAAATCGCCTCGCTCCTCAGCCAGGAGCAGTCTGACAACGGCCAGGAGCGGCTGGTGCAGGAATTCAAGCTCCAGCACGTGCGCGCCGACGACGCCTACTCCATGCTGATGGACCTGCTCGGCCAGGAAAAGCCCAAGAAAGACGACAATTCGCCGATGGATCCCCGGCGGATGATGCAGATGCAGCAGCAGATGCAACAGATGCAGCAAATGCAGCAGCAGGGAGGCGGCAAGCCCGGCGGTCCGACGCAGCCGTCAAAGGTCTACCTGGTCGTCAACCGCCGTGAAAACAGCATCCTGGCGAATGGTCCGCCGAACCTGATCGCCGTCGTGGCGCAGGCGGTCAAAACGCTCGATGTCCCGTCCGAGAACGACCAGTCCCTGCTGCAGAACCCGAACCGGATGCAGGTCTACCGCCTGTCCGCGATCGATCCCGAGGCATTCGCGGAAGTCCTGCAGGAGCTCGGCCAGCTCGATCCGAATACGCAGGTCAAAGTCGACAAAAAAAACAAAGCGATCATCGTCCAGGGGACCCTTGCCGACCATCTGACGATTCGGCAGCTCGTCGACCGGATGGACGGCACCGATCGGAATTTCCAGGTCGTCCGGCTTCGCCGGCTGGAGGCGGAATACGTCGCCGGGACCATTGAATTCATGATGGGCGCCGGGGAAAAGAAGCAGAACAATCGCCGCAGCTACTCGTTCTACTACGACCCGTTCGGATCGAGCGGCGGCAACAGCGAAGAAGCCAACCCGCGCCAGGGGTTCCGCGTCGACGCCGACGTCGAACACAATCGCCTGCTGATCTGGGCCAACGAAGTCGAAATGGCCGAAGTCACCAATCTGCTCCAGAAACTGGGAGAGATTCCCATCGGCGAACAAGTCGGGTCGCGGCTGCGTCGACTCGACTCGATTCCGCTCGAGGACGGCCAGCAGGTGCTCGAACGTCTGCGGGAGCTCTGGCCCGGCATGGGCAACAATCCGCTGATCATCGAACCCGCCCCGCAGAAGCCGGAGCCCCGGAAACCGGCCGAACCCTCGACCGACGCCGGCTCGCCAGCTCGCGCCCGACCAACGTCGCGCCCTGAGAACAGCCCGTCGTTCCGATTCAGCAAGAGCACCGTTCGCCGCGCCGCGCCGTCGCAATTGCTGGCGGAGGCTGCCACGGAACCCGCCGAAGAGGCTCG harbors:
- a CDS encoding sugar transferase produces the protein MSASVLVDDADVRSDDLSDIFDHYVADENLPSPEWLTRLKLERPRRNVRCLSLSTRIGKRVLDIVGALVLLTILAVPMVVTAIAVRLTSRGPIIFRQTRVGLNQRSRRRDRRNRIFQPLADGEERRQSERDRRQTYGFGLPFTIYKFRTMRIDAEKDGARFAVANDPRVTPIGGFLRKTRLDEVPQLWNVLRGEMSLVGPRPERPEFIEKLSVEVPNYLHRLGLKPGLTGLAQVINGYDNDIDGFRRKVSLDLLYLQNCCVWNDVKVLLRTVRVVLTGSGAL
- a CDS encoding secretin N-terminal domain-containing protein, producing MSLQRSASLAVVVALACMGPETLCAQPGRPGGPGGQPVPGQPNPGQPGQPNPGEAKPGEAKPGEAKPGEQPGAGAPAPINRSALKRPEIRGKRLVLPLGPDGKVQLSFVGQKWLDVLEWYADLAGLSLDWQELPGDELNLRTQRSYTVDEVRDILNRHLLDRGYTLLLNGEVLTVANLKKLDAGLLPRVDLKELDTRQDHEFVKVSFRLDWLIAEQAVEELKPMLSPYGKLVGLKATNRIEAIDAVANLREIASLLSQEQSDNGQERLVQEFKLQHVRADDAYSMLMDLLGQEKPKKDDNSPMDPRRMMQMQQQMQQMQQMQQQGGGKPGGPTQPSKVYLVVNRRENSILANGPPNLIAVVAQAVKTLDVPSENDQSLLQNPNRMQVYRLSAIDPEAFAEVLQELGQLDPNTQVKVDKKNKAIIVQGTLADHLTIRQLVDRMDGTDRNFQVVRLRRLEAEYVAGTIEFMMGAGEKKQNNRRSYSFYYDPFGSSGGNSEEANPRQGFRVDADVEHNRLLIWANEVEMAEVTNLLQKLGEIPIGEQVGSRLRRLDSIPLEDGQQVLERLRELWPGMGNNPLIIEPAPQKPEPRKPAEPSTDAGSPARARPTSRPENSPSFRFSKSTVRRAAPSQLLAEAATEPAEEARESAPPATGGDETAAPGFPARRNPRIAEPAPIRILQDANGRWTLQSEDTAALDRIEDLLQDLTPPRKDYRIFQMKNKSTWAWGVAQRLEDFFKEDKDNEDSGRSRFWYYEPEPAKDSERSRLSKKKPLKFIPDSDSNSILVTGADPAQMRIIEELIEAFDVPAESDSMAVRKTQIFPLRFSKAKVVADAIKDVYRDLLSENDKALANQQKKDDQRPVERTVTYLYDPPAAGDSQAPPSPVKFKGLLSIGVDELSNTLVVSATEGLLENIGQMIDSLDDAARPTVPSMQVLQVRGIPLDELQKKLDKMLKEPKSRQPKPNQPQNGQPQNGQPQQQPQQAGPFGDED
- a CDS encoding serine/threonine-protein kinase, translating into MPAVDRDEILFEILEQLLEEARAGRPVDLEAAARQHPELADELRSLWATMLVAEDLGSTVARADEPWPVRLELSADLPRDPDFGDYELLEELGRGGMGVVYRARQQTLNRVVALKMILRGDLASPDDVARFRAEAEAAARLQHPHIVPVYEVGEHRGRPYFSMQLVEGVTLAQRLAEGPLPAQQSAEILLPVCRAIAEAHRHGVLHRDLKPSNILIDRSGRSFVTDFGLAKRIDTAGGGESLTNSGAILGTPGYMAPEQAAGQRGVVGPVSDVYSLGAILYAMLTGRPPFQAATPVDTLLLVLEQEPLPPRMLNPRADADLEMIALKCLQKPADLRYVSADALADDLRAFLQNEPIAARSSQFSQIITRAFRETHHASILENWGLLWMWHSAVVFALCLITNTMQWSDIASRWPYVALWSLGVGTWAAIFWELRRRSGPITFVERQIAHIWAGSTIASTLLFGLEWALDLPVLTLSAVLPLIAGQTFLVKAGILSGKFYIQSAALFATSFVMALLHAHPTYDISITLFGFVLGLCFFLPGLKYYRQRRLGRSV
- a CDS encoding helix-turn-helix domain-containing protein, which translates into the protein MATGTTFSLKGKDRDSYLELVMAFPLASIQSEVHLAEAQQVMDRLLARGKLDHGEETYLDALSDLVATYEDAHHAISPASDADMLRHLLDARGITQAELSRETGLAKSSLSEVLAGKKAFSRLMIRKLADFFGVDVSLLAANL
- a CDS encoding transposase, encoding MTHLPTSEVAVWEDEIDIPLNPKLGQDWMLRGPQKPVFTSGKSEKRSLAGAQDARTKDLIVIEGRRKDTASFVLLPWELTQRYPRAKKIHVDLDSSAIHTTRPVR
- a CDS encoding CinA family protein, encoding MSTELPSDEALLVVARELALVLERKNLQLVLAESCTAGLAAAHLARIPGVSRFFCGSAVVYQEATKTAWLGVPASHFESDGPGVVSGETAAAMAEGVLERTPQADFAVAITGHLGPGAPVDLDGLAFHGWATRDSQGHVRHRLPKFPADLVAGASERELRQRLAAWQLLRTAIAVAAETRGVGAPPEV
- a CDS encoding Tm-1-like ATP-binding domain-containing protein, encoding MAVYLLATLDTKGVELDFVRSELRRCGLASVVVDAGCLGEPAITPDVSREQVFAAAGTTLAAVRERNDRGEAVTLAAAGAANLVAAAYARGEVHGVLGIGGSAGATIGTAAMRALPLGVPKVMVSTLASGQTRPYVGGKDIFMLNAVVDIAGLNRISRTVLSAAARAMAGLLHFPKPVLPAGDRPLVAATMFGVTTPCVDRARQRLEEAGYEVLVFHATGNGGEALEGLIADGLIAGVLDITTTELADELVGGVLSAGPTRLTAAGKRGVPQVISVGALDMVNFGPRATVPDKFRDRLFYQHNPTVTLMRTTPDENRLLGEEIGRKAAAATGPTAILLPLKGVSAIDAAGKPFDDPAAREALFAGIRATHGAVPVVELERHINDAEFADAAVERLVGMMEARGVSTVG